Proteins from a genomic interval of Zingiber officinale cultivar Zhangliang chromosome 2A, Zo_v1.1, whole genome shotgun sequence:
- the LOC122039993 gene encoding probable serine/threonine-protein kinase WNK7 has protein sequence MATSASECDSVAKIYRKATSGVRPQSLDKIKDPDVRAFIEWSPAKPRVRPSASDRSWPTASSSASMMTTTPTPLSRFNHLRLSATLGQAHPRSPPTSFAGRLHDGAY, from the exons ATGGCAACCTCGGCCAG CGAGTGCGACAGCGTCGCCAAAATCTACCGGAAGGCGACGTCCGGCGTGCGGCCACAATCCTTGGACAAGATCAAAGACCCCGACGTCAGGGCCTTCATCGAGTGGAGTCCCGCCAAACCCCGGGTTCGCCCTTCCGCCTCTGACCGCTCCTGGCCGACCGCTTCTTCCTCGGCCTCGATGATGACGACGACTCCGACGCCCCTGTCACGCTTCAACCACCTCCGCCTCAGCGCCACCCTCGGCCAAGCTCATCCGCGGTCGCCGCCGACATCGTTCGCCGGCAGATTGCATGACGGCGCGTACTAA